A region of Cheilinus undulatus linkage group 10, ASM1832078v1, whole genome shotgun sequence DNA encodes the following proteins:
- the taf7 gene encoding transcription initiation factor TFIID subunit 7: MTSKQKAGKVGSKSKEDAPYELESQFVLRLPLEYASTVRRIAQSSSMNMKDRLTIELHPDGRHGIVRVDRVPLACKLVDLPCMIESLKTVDKKTFYKTADVCQMLLCTLDGDLYPPLEEPTGTDPKSKKKDKDKDKKFIWNHGITCPMKNTRKRRFRKTAKKKYIESPDVEKEVKRLLSTDAEAVSVRWEVIAEDESKEADQHGSLGNLDSSPGTSGHKMGHGSSAQRDELREIFNDISSSSEDEEDEGDRHEDEDLNIMDTEDDLVRQLQDKLNESDSAQNESDRNNQIVMEYQVQINNIKGKLQETRARKKQQEELIMKVENQALKNRFQALLDEIIQQEEREMEQLASLQEQLDSLIEK; this comes from the exons ATGACTTCTAAACAGAAAG CTGGGAAGGTTGGCTCCAAGAGTAAGGAGGATGCTCCCTATGAGCTGGAGAGCCAGTTTGTCTTGAGGCTTCCTTTG GAGTATGCCTCAACAGTAAGAAGGATTGCCCAGTCTAGCAGTATGAACATGAAAGACAGACTGACCATCGAGTTGCACC CTGATGGTCGACATGGCATAGTGAGAGTGGACCGTGTCCCTTTGGCCTGCAAGCTGGTCGATCTGCCCTGTATGATTGAGTCTCTGAAAACAGTGGacaagaaaacattttacaagACTGCTGATGTTTGTCAG ATGCTGCTGTGTACACTAGATGGAGACCTTTACCCTCCTTTAGAAGAGCCAACTGGCACCGACCCGAAGAGTAAGAAGAAGGACAAAGACAAGGACAAGAAATTCATTTGGAACCATGGCA TTACCTGCCCTATGAAGAACACTCGCAAGAGGAGATTTAGGAAGACGGCGAAAAAGAAG taCATTGAATCACCAGACGTGGAAAAGGAAGTGAAGAGATTGCTGAGCACAGATGCTGAGGCTGTGAGTGTCC GGTGGGAGGTCATAGCAGAAGATGAGTCCAAGGAGGCAGATCAGCATGGCTCTCTGGGTAACCTGGACTCTTCACCAGGCACCTCGGGACACAAGATGGGTCATGGGTCCTCTG CCCAGCGCGATGAATTGAGGGAGATCTTCAACGACATCAGCAGCTCCAGCGAGGATGAGGAGGACGAAGGGGACCGCCACGAGGACGAGGACCTGAACATCATGGACACGGAGGATGATCTGGTCCGACAGCTTCAGGACAAACTCAACGAGTCAGATTCTGCACAGAATGAAAGTGACAGAAACAACCAGATAG TGATGGAGTATCAGGTGCAGATCAACAACATCAAGGGGAAGCTTCAGGAAACCCGCGCCCGCAAGAAACAGCAGGAGGAGCTCATCATGAAAGTGGAGAACCAAGCCCTCAAA AACCGCTTCCAAGCTTTGTTGGACGAGATTATccagcaggaggagagagagatggagcag CTGGCCTCCCTGCAGGAGCAGCTGGACTCTCTCATAGAGAAGTGA